In Pseudonocardia sp. C8, one genomic interval encodes:
- a CDS encoding alpha/beta hydrolase has product MAANPGLNVDWYPATLPAGTGIHLQTVVTVDGNAAKGTLYTPPGREPRETTVVVLMHPRVDFSRHYLIPALVGAGDAVYVQQSRDAGNDLRLVHEQALLDLGAGLEWLHTVGFRRTVGLGNSGGGGLLTYYVQQSQRAPSDRITRTPAGRPSALDRATLPMLDALAYLAPHPGQGTLLGHCIDPSVTDEDDPFSVDPALDPFAEHNGYRPAPDSSSYPPGFVERYRAAQLDRVARIDERARAHVAEARDARTRVKAGGATPDDRRRAGTARLITVWRTDADLRAMDLGLDKSDRGYGSVIGPRPEVTNYGIAGFGRLTTPDAWLSTWSAHTSNATIARTGPDMTLPALLVSYTADNCVFPGDVDRIVDTIASSDLQVHAIAADHYGNPVDPGDRRRDRAAGIIAEWMRDL; this is encoded by the coding sequence CGGGCCTCAACGTCGACTGGTACCCGGCGACGCTGCCGGCCGGTACCGGCATCCACCTGCAGACCGTGGTCACCGTGGACGGCAACGCGGCCAAGGGCACCCTGTACACGCCGCCCGGCCGCGAACCCCGCGAGACCACGGTCGTCGTGCTGATGCACCCGCGGGTCGACTTCTCCCGGCACTACCTGATCCCGGCCCTGGTCGGGGCGGGCGACGCGGTGTACGTCCAGCAGTCCCGCGACGCCGGCAACGACCTCCGGCTCGTCCACGAGCAGGCCCTGCTCGACCTGGGCGCCGGCCTGGAGTGGCTGCACACCGTCGGGTTCCGGCGGACCGTCGGCCTGGGCAACTCCGGCGGCGGGGGGCTGCTCACCTACTACGTCCAGCAGTCCCAGCGGGCGCCGTCCGACCGGATCACCCGCACCCCGGCCGGCCGGCCGAGCGCCCTCGACCGGGCCACGCTCCCGATGCTCGACGCGCTGGCCTACCTCGCCCCGCACCCCGGGCAGGGCACCCTGCTCGGCCACTGCATCGACCCCTCGGTCACCGACGAGGACGATCCCTTCTCGGTCGACCCGGCGCTGGACCCGTTCGCCGAGCACAACGGCTACCGGCCCGCACCGGACAGCTCCAGCTACCCGCCCGGGTTCGTGGAGCGCTACCGCGCCGCCCAGCTCGACCGGGTCGCCCGCATCGACGAGCGCGCCCGCGCACACGTCGCCGAAGCCCGCGACGCACGCACCAGGGTCAAGGCGGGCGGCGCGACCCCGGACGACCGGCGCCGGGCCGGCACCGCCCGCCTGATCACGGTCTGGCGCACCGACGCCGACCTGCGGGCCATGGATCTCGGCCTCGACAAGTCCGATCGCGGGTACGGCTCCGTGATCGGCCCGCGGCCCGAGGTCACGAACTACGGCATCGCCGGCTTCGGGCGCCTCACCACCCCGGACGCGTGGCTGTCGACGTGGTCGGCGCACACGTCGAACGCGACGATCGCCCGGACCGGGCCGGACATGACGCTCCCGGCCCTGCTCGTCTCCTACACCGCCGACAACTGTGTCTTCCCCGGCGACGTCGACCGCATCGTCGACACCATCGCCAGCAGCGACCTGCAGGTCCACGCGATCGCCGCCGACCACTACGGCAACCCGGTCGACCCCGGCGACCGGCGCCGGGACCGCGCCGCCGGGATCATCGCCGAGTGGATGAGGGACTTGTGA